The Daucus carota subsp. sativus chromosome 9, DH1 v3.0, whole genome shotgun sequence genome window below encodes:
- the LOC108202433 gene encoding protein LIGHT-DEPENDENT SHORT HYPOCOTYLS 4: MNSNQEVVNSANSSVNTSMLISTSNTNSLASSSSNSATSPTTLSRYENQKRRDWNTFGQYLRNHRPPLSLARCSGAHVLEFLRYLDQFGKTKVHNQLCPFYGHPNPPAPCPCPLRQAWGSLDALIGRLRAAYEENGGKPEANPFGARAVRLYLREIRDSQSKARGISYEKKKRKRPSQMQHLPAAALLQAPPSSNLNG, encoded by the coding sequence ATGAACTCAAATCAAGAAGTGGTGAACTCAGCAAACTCATCAGTCAACACAAGCATGCTAATCTCCACTTCAAACACAAACTCCTTAGCTTCCTCCTCATCCAATTCCGCCACGTCACCAACAACCCTAAGCCGCTATGAGAACCAGAAGCGCCGCGACTGGAACACCTTCGGGCAGTACCTCCGCAACCACCGCCCCCCGCTCTCTCTGGCCCGCTGCAGCGGGGCCCACGTTCTTGAATTTCTCCGGTACCTCGACCAGTTCGGGAAGACCAAGGTGCACAACCAGCTGTGCCCGTTTTACGGGCACCCTAACCCTCCTGCCCCGTGTCCCTGCCCGCTGAGGCAGGCTTGGGGCAGCCTTGATGCGCTCATAGGCCGCCTCAGGGCGGCCTATGAGGAAAATGGCGGGAAGCCTGAAGCGAACCCTTTCGGGGCTCGTGCTGTGAGGCTCTATCTCCGTGAAATACGGGACTCGCAGTCGAAAGCGAGGGGGATTAGCtatgagaagaagaagagaaagagGCCATCACAGATGCAACATCTACCAGCTGCTGCACTGTTGCAAGCTCCCCCATCATCCAACTTAAATGGATGA
- the LOC108202431 gene encoding probable methyltransferase PMT3, whose product MKGKPDGFQKRHLLPLVAVVAILLFLFFYFGSHSSGKSALEYGSRSLKKLGSSYLGSDEDTDSRQEDASLKLGLDDTEDGTVSKSFPVCDDRHSELIPCLDRNLIYQTRLKLDLSLMEHYERHCPMPERRLNCLIPPPPGYKIPIKWPTSRDEVWKANIPHTHLASEKSDQNWMVVKGQKINFPGGGTHFHYGADKYIKSLANMLNFSDDNINNEGRLRTVLDIGCGVASFGAYLLSNDVLTMSVAPNDVHQNQIQFALERGIPAYLGVLGTQRLPYPSRSFELAHCSRCRIDWLQRDGILLLELDRLLRPGGYFAYSSPEAYAQDEEDLRIWKEMSALVERMCWKIAVKRNQTVIWVKPLNNDCYMEREPGTQPPLCKSDDDPDAVSGVPMEACITSYSDRDHKTGGSGLAPWPARLTAPPPRLADFGYSSEIFKKDTELWQKRVDKYWDLLSPKISSDTIRNVMDMKANLGSFGASLKNKDVWVMNIVSEEGPNTLKLIYDRGLIGSIHNWCEAYSTYPRTYDLLHAWTVFSDIEKKGCSGVDLLIEMDRILRPTGFVIIRDKEHVINFVKKYLTALHWEAVTTESSLEDQDVDEVVLVIQKKLWLTSESLKTA is encoded by the exons ATGAAGGGGAAACCAGATGGATTCCAGAAGAGGCACCTGCTTCCTTTAGTAGCTGTTGTCGCAATCTTGCtatttctgtttttttattttggctCCCACAGCAGTGGTAAATCCGCATTAGAGTATGGAAGCCGGTCTCTAAAGAAACTTGGATCATCTTATTTGGGTAGTGATGAGGATACAGATTCCAGACAAGAAGACGCGTCACTCAAATTGGGACTGGATGATACTGAAGATGGTACAGTATCAAAGAGTTTCCCT GTTTGTGATGATAGGCATTCAGAATTGATACCATGCCTGGACAGGAATCTAATATACCAAACAAGACTGAAACTGGATCTTTCTTTAATGGAACACTACGAAAGACATTGCCCGATGCCTGAACGACGGTTAAATTGCTTGATTCCGCCCCCACCAGGGTATAAA ATCCCAATAAAGTGGCCAACAAGCAGAGATGAGGTGTGGAAAGCAAATATACCTCATACTCATCTTGCAAGCGAGAAATCTGATCAGAATTGGATGGTTGTCAAAGGTCAGAAGATCAATTTTCCTGGCGGAGGGACTCATTTCCACTATGGAGCTGATAAGTACATTAAATCACTTGCTAAT ATGCTGAACTTTTCAGACGACAACATAAACAATGAAGGAAGATTACGAACAGTTCTGGATATTGGTTGTGGTGTTGCAAGTTTTGGGGCATATCTTCTTTCAAATGATGTGCTCACCATGTCTGTAGCACCTAATGATGTGCAtcagaatcaaattcagtttgcATTAGAGAGAGGGATTCCCGCATATCTTGGGGTCTTAGGGACACAGAGGCTTCCCTACCCTAGCAGATCATTTGAACTCGCTCACTGTTCTCGTTGTAGAATTGATTGGCTGCAAAGGGATGGAATCCTCCTCCTTGAGTTAGATAGACTGCTCAGACCTGGAGGTTATTTTGCCTACTCCTCACCCGAAGCATATGCACAAGACGAAGAGGATCTTAGGATATGGAAAGAGATGAGTGCACTTGTGGAACGCATGTGTTGGAAAATAGCTGTGAAAAGGAACCAAACTGTCATATGGGTCAAACCACTAAACAATGATTGTTACATGGAAAGAGAGCCTGGTACTCAACCACCTCTATGCAAATCTGATGATGATCCAGATGCAGTTTCGGGTGTACCAATGGAAGCATGCATCACCTCCTACTCTGATC GTGATCATAAAACTGGAGGAAGTGGACTTGCACCTTGGCCTGCACGCCTAACTGCCCCACCTCCAAGGCTTGCTGATTTTGGTTATTCAagtgaaatatttaaaaaagacaCG GAACTTTGGCAGAAAAGGGTTGACAAATACTGGGACCTATTGAGTCCGAAGATTTCATCTGACACCATAAGGAACGTAATGGACATGAAGGCAAATCTAGGGTCATTTGGAGCTTCACTAAAGAATAAGGATGTCTGGGTGATGAACATTGTCTCCGAAGAGGGACCCAACACACTCAAGCTGATATATGATAGAGGCTTAATTGGTTCAATCCACAATTG GTGTGAAGCCTACTCAACTTATCCCCGAACATATGACCTGCTCCATGCCTGGACCGTGTTTTCTGACATCGAGAAAAAAGGTTGTAGTGGCGTAGATCTCCTGATTGAGATGGATCGCATCCTGAGGCCAACAGGTTTTGTTATAATCAGGGACAAGGAACATGTTATCAATTTTGTAAAGAAGTATTTGACTGCATTACATTGGGAAGCAGTGACAACAGAATCATCTTTAGAAGACCAAGACGTCGATGAAGTTGTACTTGTTATCCAAAAGAAGTTGTGGCTCACAAGTGAGAGCCTGAAAACAGCATAG
- the LOC108200296 gene encoding uncharacterized protein LOC108200296: MGKSDDSRQRRKNKLKTRKQNDANQVSTRVAAIIAAKKRRKTGKRTMCQGMCYSLPTPEDPFNDRYAKEETDKIKEKKQKPRKDDRGKVINSNKEAQKKTTNALHERKGKYLNVDEEKMIDDMQQDGDINVTKIRAHLAGKSGKNGQPFEILECPSKFLILCLNSIQNALRHECASFTDVDKPLFVDTWGVEFWKCFSLGKDMVDVSGACSTTEQIAWITSTAADTIARKEKEGLSIPIPFLLFLVASKEKASMVRSVCKPLKALGIHSVSLHAGASLDHQIQGLKSCEPEFLVSTPERLLELLSLNAVDIAGISLLVVDEGIQPEIIKSVRKHIHGTPQTLIFNNCLDNESSPAVDSLLPQTVCRLGVKDAVKASASCNL; encoded by the exons ATGGGAAAAAGCGATGACTCGCGGCAGCGGAGGAAGAACAAACTGAAAACACGGAAACAGAACGATGCTAATCAAGTCTCCACTCGCGTCGCCGCCATTATCGCCGCCAAGAAGCGCCGCAAGACCGGTAAACGCACCATGTGTCAG GGTATGTGTTATAGTCTTCCGACTCCCGAGGATCCCTTCAATGACAGATATGCGAAGGAGGAAACTGATAAGATAAAAGAGAAGAAGCAAAAACCTCGAAAAGATGATCGGGGGAAGGTTATTAACAGTAATAAGGAGGCACAGAAGAAAACTACCAATGCGCTGCATGAGAGAAAAGGGAAGTACTTGAATGTTGACGAGGAGAAGATGATTGATGATATGCAACAAGATGGTGATATAAATGTTACGAAAATAAGAGCTCATCTAGCAGGGAAGAGTGGAAAAAATGGACAACCATTTGAAATCCTAGAGTGCCcttctaaatttttaatattgtgcTTGAACTCAATACAGAATGCATTGCGGCATGAGTGCGCATCTTTTACTGATGTAGACAAACCTTTGTTCGTTGACACCTGGGGAGTTGAATTCTGGAAATGTTTTTCACTTGGAAAAGACATGGTAGATGTTAGTGGAGCTTGTTCTACAACAGAGCAGATTGCTTGGATAACTTCAACTGCTGCGGATACCATAGCAAGGAAGGAAAAAGAAGGATTGTCAATCCCTATTCCATTCTTATTATTCCTTGTCGCATCCAAAGAGAAAGCCTCAATG GTTCGCTCTGTGTGCAAGCCTTTAAAGGCTCTTGGAATTCATTCTGTGAGTCTGCACGCTGGAGCATCATTAGATCATCAGATTCAAGG ACTAAAGAGCTGTGAGCCAGAGTTTCTTGTGTCTACGCCAGAGAGGCTTCTGGAGCTGCTCTCCTTGAACGCTGTTGATATAGCTGGAATTTCATTATTG GTCGTTGATGAAGGGATTCAACCAGAAATCATCAAATCTGTAAGGAAACATATCCACGGCACTCCCCaaactttaatttttaataattgtcTGGACAATGAGTCAAGTCCAGCCGTGGATAGCCTCCTCCCACAAACAGTATGCAGATTAGGGGTCAAAGATGCAGTCAAGGCGTCTGCATCATGCAATCTGTGA